The Methanobrevibacter millerae genome window below encodes:
- a CDS encoding YbjQ family protein, producing MILTSANTLQDKTIVEYKGLVTGESLIGSNIYKDLFSGVRDVVGGRTSQYEIEIKKARDISLNSMIEKAESLDANGIIGLRISYDNLGGTMGNTILVTAYGTAVKYE from the coding sequence ATGATATTGACTTCGGCTAACACTCTTCAAGATAAAACAATAGTAGAATATAAGGGCCTTGTAACCGGAGAATCACTTATCGGCTCAAATATCTACAAGGATCTCTTTTCAGGTGTCCGTGACGTTGTAGGAGGCAGAACTTCACAGTATGAAATAGAAATTAAAAAGGCGCGTGACATAAGCCTGAACAGCATGATTGAAAAAGCTGAAAGTTTAGACGCAAATGGAATAATCGGACTTAGGATTTCCTACGATAACCTTGGCGGCACCATGGGAAATACTATCCTTGTAACCGCTTATGGAACGGCCGTCAAATATGAATAA
- a CDS encoding sulfite exporter TauE/SafE family protein, translating to MFAIGYYIGLILIGIVAGFASGLLGVGGGFLIVPFQYFLLKYIGVEPGLAMLISFGTSLAIIIPTASSGAYKHSQKLDNIIEPGIKLGIFGIIGSFIGGFVASALPSRILEIIFGLLLLFIAIRNILSRDTKEKEAKFDFNLITIAVTGLFVGFSSGLLGIGGGIFLIVILTTILGFSMIRAIGTSSVFISLTAIGGTISYIISGWRVNTFPYSLGYVSIINFLLIACFSVPLAQVGAKYAHKLPEKRLKQVFGVVVLYIALKMLGVLP from the coding sequence ATGTTTGCAATAGGATATTATATTGGCTTGATATTAATCGGAATCGTTGCAGGCTTTGCTTCAGGCCTTTTGGGTGTCGGCGGAGGATTCTTAATCGTTCCTTTCCAATACTTCCTTTTAAAGTATATTGGAGTTGAACCTGGCCTTGCAATGCTGATTTCATTTGGAACAAGCCTGGCTATTATCATCCCGACCGCTTCAAGCGGAGCGTATAAGCATTCCCAGAAGCTGGACAATATAATCGAACCAGGAATAAAATTGGGAATTTTCGGCATTATAGGAAGCTTCATTGGAGGATTTGTCGCCTCAGCTTTGCCTTCAAGAATTTTGGAAATAATCTTCGGATTATTATTGCTCTTTATTGCAATCAGAAACATTCTTTCAAGGGATACCAAAGAAAAGGAAGCCAAATTCGACTTTAATTTGATAACTATTGCTGTAACAGGTTTGTTTGTAGGATTCTCCTCGGGTTTATTGGGAATCGGCGGAGGAATATTCCTGATAGTTATATTGACTACGATATTGGGATTCTCAATGATTCGGGCTATAGGAACCTCTTCTGTGTTCATTTCCCTTACGGCTATTGGAGGAACAATATCATATATCATATCCGGATGGAGAGTCAATACATTCCCGTACTCTTTGGGTTATGTCAGTATTATTAATTTCCTTTTGATCGCATGTTTTTCAGTGCCGCTGGCGCAGGTCGGTGCTAAATATGCTCATAAACTGCCTGAAAAACGTTTAAAACAAGTGTTTGGTGTGGTTGTTTTGTATATTGCCCTTAAGATGCTTGGTGTTTTGCCTTAA
- a CDS encoding MJ1255/VC2487 family glycosyltransferase, with protein MILSIIIPTYNEEEYLPLLLDSIKMQKFDDYEIIVADANSTDRTREIAEEYGCIVIDGGLPAVGRNNGAEVAKGEYLLFLDSDLILTEDYLRDTIYEFQMERLGIAITQMEPLSKKSEDKLLHKLANLFMVSVEKIKPHGAGCYGIIAKKELHDKCGGFDESLTFGEDSDYIKRLGKTERFKVLRTPKIGVSTRRLEEEGIETLIKQYGKSTLNDFTGKKTDAEDLNYNFGHDVENMSKDNLDRFAEESEKISRMFEKYDNSVEKINTAKSYFKKSKALKNRPRKRVFYCVCGEGMGHAIRSAVIIERIKEKYDVYVFSHDRAYKYLNEKFDNVYEIGGFNTVYINNKVNNTKTLISAIKRNPTNIKVGYQELYKKARSLSPDVIVTDFEIYATMVSKLLQIPLISLDNIHMITQAQIDYPPHHMTEMLKAKGVIKSYVVRPKFHIMTSFFFPKVRSKKNAVIYPPVIREEILKLKPTIEDHIVVYQTSKESVKLVERLKTLDENFIVYGFNMDKVDGNLRYKMFNEDEFYDDLASAKAVVCNGGFTFISEAITLKKPIYSVPAIGNFEQTLNGFYVKKLGYGEYHENMSAKKLKLFLSRLDKYQNKLNNVKKYNNDGIVRELEYRIEKYSRH; from the coding sequence ATGATTTTAAGTATTATTATCCCCACATATAATGAAGAGGAATATTTGCCTCTCCTTTTAGACAGCATCAAGATGCAGAAATTCGACGATTACGAAATAATTGTCGCCGATGCCAATTCAACAGACAGAACCCGTGAAATTGCTGAAGAATACGGCTGTATCGTGATTGACGGAGGCCTGCCTGCTGTCGGAAGAAACAACGGCGCTGAAGTGGCGAAAGGCGAATATCTATTATTTTTGGATTCCGATTTAATACTTACGGAAGATTATTTGAGGGATACTATATACGAGTTTCAAATGGAAAGGCTTGGAATAGCAATTACCCAAATGGAGCCATTATCCAAAAAGAGCGAAGACAAGCTATTGCACAAGCTGGCTAACCTCTTCATGGTAAGCGTTGAGAAAATCAAGCCACACGGCGCAGGATGCTATGGGATAATAGCCAAAAAGGAACTCCATGACAAATGCGGAGGATTTGACGAAAGCCTGACTTTTGGAGAGGACAGCGATTACATCAAGCGCCTTGGAAAAACCGAACGCTTTAAAGTATTGAGAACTCCAAAAATCGGCGTTTCAACAAGAAGACTTGAAGAGGAAGGAATCGAAACGTTAATAAAACAATACGGTAAAAGCACATTGAATGACTTTACGGGCAAAAAAACCGATGCCGAAGATTTGAACTATAATTTCGGGCATGATGTGGAGAATATGAGCAAGGACAATCTTGACCGCTTTGCAGAGGAGTCAGAAAAAATCAGCAGAATGTTTGAAAAGTACGATAATTCGGTTGAAAAAATCAATACCGCCAAATCCTACTTTAAAAAGTCAAAGGCATTGAAAAACAGGCCTCGCAAAAGGGTTTTCTACTGTGTCTGCGGTGAGGGAATGGGTCATGCGATAAGATCAGCCGTCATAATTGAGAGAATTAAGGAGAAATATGACGTTTACGTATTTTCACATGACCGGGCATATAAATACCTGAATGAAAAGTTCGATAACGTGTATGAAATCGGCGGATTCAACACAGTTTACATCAACAACAAGGTAAACAATACAAAAACGTTAATCAGTGCCATAAAAAGAAATCCAACCAACATCAAGGTGGGATATCAGGAACTGTACAAAAAGGCGAGAAGCCTGTCACCGGACGTTATCGTTACCGATTTTGAGATTTATGCGACAATGGTATCCAAGCTTCTTCAGATTCCTTTGATAAGTCTGGACAATATCCATATGATTACCCAGGCTCAAATTGACTATCCTCCACACCACATGACTGAAATGCTTAAGGCCAAGGGAGTAATCAAGAGCTATGTCGTAAGGCCGAAATTCCACATCATGACCAGCTTTTTCTTCCCGAAAGTAAGGTCCAAAAAGAATGCTGTGATTTATCCGCCCGTAATCCGTGAAGAGATTTTGAAATTAAAGCCGACCATTGAAGATCATATCGTTGTCTATCAGACGAGCAAGGAAAGCGTAAAGCTCGTTGAACGCCTCAAGACCCTTGACGAGAACTTCATTGTATACGGATTCAACATGGACAAGGTTGACGGTAACCTAAGGTATAAAATGTTTAACGAAGATGAATTCTATGACGATTTAGCCAGCGCAAAGGCAGTTGTCTGCAATGGAGGATTCACGTTCATATCCGAAGCAATTACCCTTAAAAAACCTATCTACAGTGTTCCAGCCATCGGAAACTTTGAACAGACCCTGAACGGATTTTACGTTAAGAAACTGGGTTACGGCGAATATCATGAAAACATGAGCGCCAAAAAACTTAAACTCTTTTTAAGCAGGCTTGACAAATATCAAAACAAGTTAAACAACGTTAAAAAGTATAATAATGACGGTATTGTTCGAGAACTGGAATATCGTATCGAAAAGTACTCCAGACACTAA
- a CDS encoding transcription initiation factor IIB, protein MNQAPKRRRRSDRAKKEEADESKKAVCPECGSTELIGDYERAEVVCSHCGLVIDENLVDMGPEWRAFDHEQRDKRTRVGAPITYTIHDKGLSTMIDWRNKDIYGRDIPARNRAQWYRLRKWQRKIRISGATERNLAFALSELDRDSSRLGLPRSVREAASVIYRSAVDNKLIRGRSIEGVVAASLYAACRQCNVPRTLDEIAEVSRVTKKEVGRTYRFLTRELNIKLPPTSPVDYVPRFASELGLSGEAQSKAIEIIEKAMEKGLTSGRGPTGVAAAALYIASVLLGGRQTQRDVADIAGVTEVTIRNRYKELTEQLDMGVTL, encoded by the coding sequence ATGAATCAAGCTCCAAAACGTAGAAGAAGGTCAGATAGGGCTAAAAAAGAAGAAGCAGATGAAAGTAAAAAAGCGGTTTGCCCGGAATGTGGTTCCACAGAATTAATAGGAGATTATGAAAGAGCGGAAGTTGTTTGTTCTCATTGCGGATTAGTTATTGATGAGAACCTGGTGGATATGGGTCCTGAATGGAGGGCATTCGACCACGAGCAGAGAGATAAACGTACAAGGGTCGGCGCTCCGATTACATATACTATTCACGATAAAGGTTTAAGTACCATGATCGATTGGAGGAATAAGGATATTTACGGTCGTGATATTCCTGCAAGAAACCGTGCACAATGGTACAGACTAAGAAAATGGCAAAGGAAAATCAGAATTTCCGGTGCAACCGAACGTAACCTTGCGTTCGCATTGTCCGAACTGGACAGGGATTCTTCAAGATTAGGACTTCCAAGAAGCGTAAGGGAAGCCGCATCTGTCATTTACAGAAGCGCTGTAGACAATAAGCTCATCCGTGGAAGAAGTATTGAGGGTGTAGTTGCAGCTTCATTATATGCAGCATGCAGACAGTGCAACGTACCTCGTACCCTGGATGAAATCGCTGAGGTTTCAAGAGTTACCAAAAAGGAAGTAGGCAGAACCTATAGGTTCCTTACAAGGGAACTCAACATCAAATTGCCTCCAACCTCTCCGGTTGACTATGTTCCAAGATTCGCAAGTGAACTGGGACTGTCCGGTGAAGCTCAATCCAAAGCTATTGAAATCATTGAAAAGGCAATGGAAAAAGGATTGACTTCAGGAAGGGGACCTACCGGTGTAGCGGCTGCTGCATTATACATTGCATCAGTTCTTCTCGGTGGGCGGCAAACCCAAAGGGACGTTGCAGACATTGCAGGCGTCACTGAAGTAACTATCAGAAACAGATATAAGGAATTAACCGAACAGTTGGATATGGGTGTAACTTTATAG
- a CDS encoding Gar1/Naf1 family protein produces MKFLGNSLHIANSGKLIARSSQTPSAGGLVFDSNKNKIGKVSYVFGPTKQPYISIRLFKSADIERIKRNYGEKLFVSKPKSRKNKKRRMKPRQKK; encoded by the coding sequence ATGAAGTTTTTAGGAAATTCGTTACATATAGCAAACTCCGGTAAATTGATAGCAAGATCCTCGCAGACGCCATCAGCAGGCGGTCTTGTTTTTGACAGCAATAAAAACAAAATAGGTAAGGTGAGCTATGTTTTCGGACCTACCAAACAGCCATACATTTCAATCCGATTATTCAAGTCAGCGGATATAGAACGGATTAAAAGAAATTATGGCGAAAAACTATTTGTATCAAAACCAAAATCAAGAAAAAATAAAAAAAGGAGGATGAAACCACGTCAGAAGAAATGA
- a CDS encoding RraA family protein, which translates to MSIKPQDLLKNKKDLNKQIKFEDITLDGITIDDLTYNGDNYKKYINLNSFLNQVSTCQISDAFNEIAHRSGVIYNLKSINNLKAWGRITTSKTGSDDWGTITLAIDEAKDNVLLVETSGMDAAIWGELASTCAKNNNVKATLIYGCVRDMDALLTMDYPIFACGFRPNAGKALGMGEINIDLELESVKIAPGDFLFGDESGVVVIPKEFFTEVILQTLQIKIGERNIVDMLNSGKSLSEIVGLR; encoded by the coding sequence ATGTCAATAAAACCTCAGGATTTGTTAAAAAATAAAAAAGACTTAAATAAACAGATTAAATTTGAAGATATTACATTGGACGGCATTACAATAGATGATTTGACTTATAACGGTGATAACTACAAAAAATACATTAATCTGAATTCATTTTTAAATCAGGTTTCCACCTGCCAGATTTCAGACGCATTCAATGAAATCGCTCATCGATCAGGTGTTATTTATAATTTGAAGTCAATTAACAATTTAAAGGCCTGGGGTAGAATAACTACTTCCAAAACTGGCAGTGACGACTGGGGAACCATCACATTGGCCATTGATGAGGCTAAAGACAACGTTCTGCTTGTTGAAACAAGCGGTATGGACGCAGCCATTTGGGGCGAGCTTGCTTCAACCTGCGCCAAGAACAACAACGTTAAGGCCACGCTGATTTATGGCTGCGTGCGTGATATGGATGCCCTTTTAACCATGGATTATCCGATTTTCGCTTGCGGTTTCCGTCCAAATGCAGGCAAGGCTTTGGGTATGGGTGAAATAAACATAGATTTGGAACTCGAATCCGTTAAAATAGCTCCCGGTGACTTTTTATTCGGCGATGAAAGTGGTGTTGTTGTAATACCGAAGGAGTTTTTCACAGAGGTTATCCTTCAGACACTGCAGATTAAAATCGGGGAGAGGAATATCGTCGACATGCTGAACTCAGGCAAATCCCTGTCGGAAATTGTCGGTCTCAGATAA
- the dnaG gene encoding DNA primase DnaG: MGKGEELTTTKYLIHAQITANGIVEKPDVVGAVFGQTEGLLSNDLDLRELQRTGRIGRIQVNIHSNSGRAKGEIVIPSSLDRVETAILAASLETINRVGPCEAEIQTLKVEDVRAVKREQVVNRAKEIYKNMVESVGPASMKMIEEVREAMRVHEISEYGDDRLPAGPSIHTSDAIIVVEGRSDVLNLLKYGIKNTVAVEGVSVPQSIGELSKKRTTTAFVDGDRGGELILKELLQIGDVDYITRAPQGKEVEDLEKDEVLIALRDKVPTAQFLANHNILSDNDDNNSRRRDRHHSRRSNNRYNKQQPAVEEVEDDEVTLMKDMLKEFEGTGNGAILDEALNVTKEVSIEDIYEEIKNIEGNADTVIFDGIISQRMVDVASKKGIKKLVAFKSNIVKKPHNLKIITIE; encoded by the coding sequence ATGGGAAAAGGCGAAGAATTAACTACAACAAAATATTTAATCCATGCGCAAATTACTGCAAATGGAATTGTAGAAAAACCTGACGTTGTCGGAGCTGTATTTGGACAAACCGAAGGTTTATTAAGTAATGATTTAGATTTAAGAGAACTGCAGAGAACTGGAAGAATTGGAAGAATCCAAGTCAATATTCATTCTAACAGCGGAAGAGCTAAAGGTGAAATTGTAATCCCATCTAGTTTGGACAGAGTTGAAACCGCCATTCTCGCAGCATCCCTCGAAACAATCAACCGTGTCGGACCTTGTGAAGCCGAAATCCAGACTTTAAAAGTTGAAGATGTTCGTGCCGTCAAAAGAGAGCAGGTTGTTAACCGTGCAAAAGAAATCTACAAAAACATGGTTGAAAGCGTCGGTCCGGCAAGCATGAAAATGATCGAGGAAGTCAGAGAAGCAATGCGCGTTCACGAAATCTCCGAATATGGTGACGACAGGTTGCCTGCAGGCCCTAGCATCCACACTTCCGATGCAATAATTGTTGTTGAAGGACGTAGCGATGTCTTGAACTTACTTAAATACGGCATTAAAAATACCGTTGCTGTTGAAGGAGTAAGCGTTCCACAATCCATTGGAGAGTTAAGTAAAAAAAGAACCACAACCGCATTTGTTGACGGCGACCGTGGCGGAGAACTGATCTTAAAAGAACTCCTGCAAATCGGTGACGTGGACTACATTACCCGCGCTCCTCAAGGAAAAGAAGTGGAAGACCTGGAAAAGGACGAAGTGCTCATTGCGCTTAGAGACAAAGTCCCTACTGCACAATTTTTAGCTAATCACAACATTCTTTCAGACAATGACGATAATAATTCAAGAAGACGTGACAGACATCATTCCAGAAGATCCAACAACAGATACAACAAACAGCAGCCTGCTGTAGAAGAGGTTGAGGATGACGAAGTCACTTTAATGAAGGATATGTTAAAGGAATTTGAAGGCACCGGTAACGGAGCCATCCTGGACGAAGCATTGAATGTGACAAAAGAGGTTTCAATAGAAGATATCTATGAAGAAATCAAAAACATTGAAGGCAATGCAGATACAGTCATATTTGACGGCATCATAAGTCAGAGAATGGTTGATGTTGCATCCAAAAAAGGAATCAAAAAATTGGTTGCATTCAAATCCAACATAGTTAAAAAACCTCACAACTTGAAAATCATTACAATAGAATAA
- a CDS encoding biotin transporter BioY, with translation MNIENYYSTRKTAFERFQESSTLTKVVMSFFMACITGLMAQIIIPLPWTPVPITAQTFAVLCSGLFLGKKYGCLSQIIYIVLGIAFIPWFGGMTGGLDMVLGSTGGYFLGFLIASYFVGYIAEKYTHSRSFTKMLAVIGVANFACIYIPGLLGLALWFYLTQGTVLGIADLLIMGLVPFIFGDLIKIVGTAGVSKVFLPKE, from the coding sequence ATTAATATTGAAAATTATTATTCAACCAGAAAAACAGCTTTTGAAAGATTTCAAGAGTCCAGTACACTTACAAAAGTAGTGATGTCCTTTTTCATGGCATGCATTACTGGTTTAATGGCTCAAATCATTATTCCTCTTCCATGGACCCCCGTTCCAATTACCGCACAAACCTTTGCAGTATTATGCTCAGGCCTGTTTCTCGGTAAAAAATATGGCTGCTTAAGTCAGATAATTTACATTGTTTTAGGAATTGCATTCATCCCATGGTTTGGAGGAATGACCGGCGGGTTGGATATGGTTCTTGGATCCACAGGAGGATATTTCCTTGGATTTTTAATTGCATCCTACTTTGTAGGATACATTGCTGAAAAATACACACATTCACGCAGCTTTACCAAAATGCTCGCAGTTATTGGCGTTGCCAACTTTGCATGCATCTACATTCCTGGACTTTTAGGATTAGCCTTATGGTTCTATTTAACACAAGGCACCGTATTGGGAATTGCAGATTTATTAATAATGGGTCTTGTTCCATTTATCTTTGGAGACCTCATTAAAATAGTCGGTACTGCCGGTGTATCAAAAGTATTTTTACCAAAAGAATAA
- a CDS encoding DUF1284 domain-containing protein: MKIKLRGHHLLCLQGFQGYGYSEDFISNMTCINELRKYEDCVITLTDKTDDICTFCPNLNDDICENKKQNEMIERMDREVLQKLDSKKEYNAIELFEDASEKFNTIKSVENICLGCKWREECLFYKKLI, from the coding sequence ATGAAGATTAAGTTAAGAGGCCATCATTTGCTGTGCCTTCAGGGATTTCAGGGCTACGGCTACAGTGAGGATTTCATATCAAACATGACCTGCATCAATGAATTAAGAAAATATGAGGATTGTGTAATTACCTTAACGGATAAAACAGACGATATTTGTACTTTCTGTCCGAATTTAAACGATGATATTTGTGAAAACAAAAAACAGAACGAAATGATTGAGAGAATGGACAGGGAAGTCCTTCAAAAACTTGATTCAAAAAAAGAATATAACGCCATCGAATTATTTGAAGATGCGTCAGAGAAATTCAATACCATTAAAAGCGTTGAAAATATCTGTTTAGGGTGCAAATGGAGAGAAGAATGCTTATTTTACAAAAAATTGATATGA
- a CDS encoding ATP-grasp domain-containing protein, translating to MEKLLLIGINTRSMLKSALKLDYDIYSTSYFSTSDTPQIKNQKIILQEKDNESCGIFEDNFKSENVLEISKDFIDEVDYIIPISGISPIEFSKSDQKKILGTRDVSNIEDKYKFYRKIKDEFKTPKTFLIRDVDEAIEISKNNPEVKYIIKPVKGSGGYDINLLNNDSYIQLNDGENYMLQEYVEGITLSSSVLASKDCKRTIMNSRLLTENDFEKNDSFIYIGNILPLTNESIMANVKNIDDINRNMIETSENLARKFNLMGSNGVDYILNEKGLYVIEINPRIQGTFECVEQSLQINMLDAHIKSSLNEEVEIPEAKYYSYKRIIYSPCRNIYSKINLDNIYDMPHIGSITEKSEPLLTVIDKNSDFKKLYSDVEKSSEIVNQISRKNRQDAK from the coding sequence ATGGAAAAGCTATTGCTTATTGGAATTAATACAAGAAGTATGCTTAAAAGCGCGTTAAAACTGGATTATGACATTTATTCCACCAGCTATTTTTCAACTTCAGACACGCCTCAGATTAAAAACCAAAAAATCATTCTTCAGGAAAAAGACAATGAAAGCTGCGGCATATTTGAAGACAATTTCAAAAGTGAAAATGTTTTGGAGATTTCAAAGGACTTCATTGACGAAGTTGACTACATAATACCTATTTCCGGAATCTCTCCAATCGAGTTTTCAAAAAGTGATCAAAAAAAGATTCTGGGAACGAGAGACGTTTCAAACATTGAGGACAAATACAAGTTTTACAGGAAAATCAAGGATGAATTTAAAACACCCAAAACTTTTTTAATAAGAGATGTAGATGAAGCCATCGAAATCAGCAAAAATAATCCTGAAGTTAAATATATTATAAAACCCGTTAAAGGATCCGGTGGTTATGACATAAATCTTTTAAATAATGATAGCTACATTCAATTAAACGATGGTGAAAATTATATGCTCCAGGAATACGTAGAAGGGATAACATTAAGCTCATCGGTTCTTGCAAGCAAGGACTGCAAAAGGACGATTATGAACTCAAGGCTTCTTACGGAGAATGATTTCGAAAAAAATGACAGCTTTATCTATATAGGAAACATTCTACCCCTTACAAATGAAAGCATAATGGCTAATGTTAAAAACATCGATGATATAAACAGGAATATGATTGAAACATCCGAGAATCTGGCCCGCAAATTCAATCTGATGGGGTCCAACGGAGTGGACTATATACTTAATGAAAAGGGGCTTTACGTGATTGAGATAAATCCGAGGATTCAGGGAACCTTCGAATGCGTAGAGCAGTCACTTCAAATCAACATGCTGGACGCCCACATAAAATCAAGCCTTAATGAGGAAGTTGAAATTCCCGAAGCAAAGTACTACAGCTATAAAAGGATAATCTATTCGCCATGTCGAAACATATATTCAAAAATAAATCTGGACAATATCTACGACATGCCGCATATCGGCTCAATTACCGAAAAATCAGAACCATTGCTGACGGTTATAGATAAAAACAGCGATTTTAAAAAACTATATAGTGATGTTGAAAAAAGCTCTGAAATAGTCAATCAGATATCTAGAAAAAACCGACAAGATGCAAAATAA
- a CDS encoding V-type ATP synthase subunit D, whose translation MAQDIIDGINPTRMELLSLKNRTKLAVKGHGLLKEKRDALIKEFFDILDRVKGIREDAERSLQEANDALLEAQIAMGDLAVRKASLSVKESIDVDITSRSVMGVAVPVTNIKMEERSIIDRGYGFSDTTIQLDEAAKKFEESLKYLIELGEVEKTIFLLAEEIESTKRRVNALEHIMIPRFQNTEKYIDMRLQEMERENFVRLKMIRSVMEKNEAADEAAEETIE comes from the coding sequence ATGGCACAAGATATTATTGATGGAATTAATCCAACAAGGATGGAGTTATTATCTCTTAAAAACAGAACCAAACTGGCCGTTAAAGGGCACGGTTTGCTTAAGGAAAAAAGGGATGCTTTAATCAAAGAATTTTTTGATATCTTGGATCGTGTTAAAGGTATTCGTGAAGACGCAGAAAGAAGTTTACAGGAAGCTAATGACGCATTGCTTGAAGCTCAAATTGCAATGGGAGACCTGGCTGTTAGGAAAGCATCACTTTCAGTCAAGGAATCCATTGACGTTGATATCACTTCAAGAAGCGTTATGGGTGTGGCTGTGCCTGTAACCAACATCAAGATGGAGGAAAGATCCATCATTGACAGGGGTTACGGTTTTTCAGACACTACCATTCAGTTAGACGAAGCTGCTAAAAAATTCGAGGAATCTCTTAAGTATTTAATTGAACTTGGTGAAGTGGAAAAGACCATTTTCCTTTTAGCTGAGGAAATCGAATCCACCAAACGTAGGGTTAATGCTTTAGAACACATTATGATTCCAAGATTCCAAAATACTGAAAAGTATATTGATATGAGACTCCAAGAAATGGAAAGGGAAAACTTTGTTCGTTTGAAAATGATTAGGTCTGTCATGGAGAAAAACGAGGCCGCCGATGAGGCAGCTGAAGAGACTATAGAATAA
- a CDS encoding V-type ATP synthase subunit B yields MNTNIKTREYTTVSEVSGPLMIVEGVEGVGYNEIVDIETPTGEKRSGQVLEVTKDVAVIQVFEGTNDLNTKDTKTRFTGQTAKIGVSRDMMGRIFNGIGKPIDGGPEIIPDEELDINGAPMNPASREFPEEFIQTGISTIDGMNTLVRGQKLPIFSGSGLPHNDLAVQIARQAKVLGADDEFAVIFAAMGITNEEANFFMRDFERTGALEKLTVFMNLADDPAIERILTPKMALTTAEYYAFTLGMQVLVILTDMTNYCEALREISAAREEVPGRRGYPGYMYTDLAGIYERAGRIDGKEGSITQMPILVMPQDDITHPIPDLTGYITEGQIVLSREISRKGIYPPVDVLPSLSRLMSGGIGGDKTRDDHSGVSDQLYSAYAEGRELRDLVAVVGEEALTERDQKFLEFAQAFEDRFITQSKDEDRTIFETLDLGWDLLKILPKAELKRVKEEFVEQYLPKD; encoded by the coding sequence ATGAATACAAATATTAAAACTAGAGAATATACTACTGTATCTGAAGTCTCCGGTCCTTTGATGATTGTTGAAGGAGTAGAAGGCGTTGGTTACAATGAAATTGTAGATATTGAAACACCTACTGGTGAAAAAAGAAGTGGTCAAGTTCTTGAAGTAACTAAAGACGTTGCTGTTATTCAGGTTTTCGAAGGAACAAATGATTTGAACACCAAAGATACAAAAACCAGATTCACTGGTCAAACCGCAAAAATCGGTGTTTCCAGAGACATGATGGGACGTATCTTCAACGGTATCGGTAAACCTATTGACGGCGGACCTGAAATCATTCCTGACGAAGAACTGGATATTAACGGTGCTCCAATGAACCCGGCTTCCCGTGAATTCCCTGAAGAATTTATTCAAACTGGTATCTCTACCATTGACGGAATGAACACTTTAGTAAGGGGACAAAAACTTCCTATTTTCTCAGGATCTGGTTTACCTCACAACGATTTAGCTGTACAGATTGCAAGACAGGCTAAAGTATTAGGTGCTGACGACGAGTTCGCAGTAATTTTCGCAGCAATGGGTATTACAAACGAAGAAGCAAACTTCTTTATGAGAGACTTCGAACGTACTGGAGCTTTAGAAAAATTAACAGTATTCATGAACTTGGCTGACGACCCGGCTATCGAAAGGATCTTGACTCCAAAAATGGCTTTGACCACTGCTGAATACTACGCATTTACCTTAGGAATGCAGGTACTGGTTATCTTAACAGATATGACCAACTACTGTGAAGCATTAAGGGAAATTTCAGCAGCTAGGGAAGAAGTACCTGGAAGAAGAGGTTATCCTGGATACATGTACACTGACCTTGCAGGTATCTATGAAAGAGCAGGACGTATTGACGGCAAAGAAGGTTCAATCACTCAGATGCCTATCTTGGTTATGCCTCAGGACGATATTACCCACCCAATTCCTGACCTGACCGGTTATATTACCGAAGGACAGATTGTATTAAGCAGGGAAATCTCCAGGAAAGGTATTTATCCTCCTGTAGACGTACTTCCATCACTCTCACGTCTGATGAGTGGTGGTATCGGTGGAGACAAGACTCGTGATGACCACAGTGGTGTATCCGACCAGCTTTATTCCGCTTATGCAGAAGGTCGTGAATTAAGAGACCTGGTTGCGGTTGTAGGGGAAGAAGCTCTTACGGAAAGGGACCAAAAGTTCCTTGAATTCGCTCAAGCATTTGAAGATAGATTCATCACTCAAAGCAAAGATGAAGACAGAACTATCTTTGAAACCTTGGATCTCGGTTGGGATTTACTTAAAATCTTGCCTAAAGCAGAACTCAAAAGGGTTAAAGAAGAATTTGTCGAACAATACCTTCCAAAAGATTAA